In Cololabis saira isolate AMF1-May2022 chromosome 10, fColSai1.1, whole genome shotgun sequence, a single window of DNA contains:
- the rpe65a gene encoding retinoid isomerohydrolase, which produces MVSRFEHPAGNYKKIFETCEELAEVLPTTITGRIPSFLKGSLLRLGPGLFEVGDEPFYHLFDGQAFMHKFDFKNGQVTYYNKFVKTDAYVRAITEKRVVITEFGTFAYPDPCKNIFSRFFTYFKGVEVTDNCLVNVYPIGEDYYACTETNYITKVDVETLETLKKVDMCNYVNINGVTAHPHIEEDGTVYNIGNCMGKGATLAYNIVKTPPTQKDKSDPIEKSKVVVQFPSAERFKPSYVHSFGMSDNYFVFVETPVKINLLKFLSAWSIRGSNYMDCFESNEAQGTLFHIAKKDPGEYIDHKFKGAPIGMFHHINTYEDDGFIVFDLCSWKGFEFVYNYLWLANLRANWDEVKKAAMMAPQPEVRRYVIPLDVHKEEQGKNLVSLPYTTATAVMHADGTIWLEPEVLFSAPRQAFEFPNINYKRFGGKNYTYAYALGLNHFIPDRICKLNVKTKETWVWQEPDSYPSEPLFVQSPDGIDEDDGVLLTIVAAPGSQKPAYLLILNAKDLSEIARAEVDCSIPVTFHGMYKH; this is translated from the exons ATGGTCAGCCG GTTTGAGCACCCAGCTGGTAACTACAAGAAGATTTTTGAGACCTGTGAGGAGCTAGCTGAGGTTCTGCCAACAACGATTACAG GAAGGATTCCTTCTTTTCTGAAGGGAAGTCTTCTCCGTTTGGGTCCTGGACTTTTTGAGGTTGGAGATGAGCCCTTCTATCACCTCTTTGATGGCCAGGCCTTTATGCATAAATTCGACTTCAAGAATGGCCAAGTCACATATTACAATAA gtttgTCAAGACAGATGCGTATGTACGAGCCATTACAGAGAAGCGTGTGGTGATAACTGAGTTTGGTACATTTGCGTACCCAGATCCCTGCAAAAATATCTTTTCCAG GTTTTTCACATACTTCAAAGGAGTTGAGGTCACAGACAACTGCTTGGTGAATGTCTATCCTATTGGAGAAGATTACTATGCGTGTACAGAGACCAACTACATCACTAAAGTGGATGTCGAGACCTTGGAGACACTCAAGAAG GTTGACATGTGCAACTACGTCAACATTAACGGAGTGACAGCACATCCTCATATTGAGGAAGATGGCACCGTATATAACATTGGAAACTGCATGGGAAAAGGTGCAACACTGGCCTACAACATTGTCAAGACCCCACCTACACAGAAAG ATAAGTCTGATCCCATTGAGAAATCCAAGGTGGTGGTGCAGTTCCCGAGTGCTGAGAGGTTTAAACCCTCTTATGTtcacag CTTTGGTATGTCAGACAACTATTTTGTCTTTGTGGAGACTCCAGTGAAAATCAACCTCCTGAAGTTCCTGAGCGCCTGGAGCATCCGAGGCTCCAACTACATGGACTGCTTTGAGTCCAATGAGGCCCAAGGA ACCCTTTTCCACATTGCCAAGAAGGATCCAGGTGAATACATCGACCACAAGTTTAAAGGAGCCCCCATCGGCATGTTTCACCACATTAACACCTATGAGGATGATGGATTCATCGTTTTCGACTTGTGCTCATGGAAAGG TTTTGAGTTTGTTTATAACTATCTCTGGTTGGCCAACCTGAGAGCCAACTGGGATGAAGTGAAGAAGGCAGCCATGATGGCACCCCAGCCGGAGGTGCGCAGATATGTCATTCCCCTGGATGTCCACAAG GAGGAGCAGGGGAAAAACCTTGTGAGCCTGCCATACACTACAGCTACAGCTGTAATGCATGCCGACGGGACGATCTGGCTGGAGCCCGAGGTGCTATTTTCCGCGCCTCGCCAAG CATTTGAGTTTCCTAACATCAACTACAAGAGGTTTGGTGGGAAGAATTACACATACGCCTATGCCCTGGGTCTCAACCACTTCATACCAGACAGG ATCTGCAAGTTGAATGTGAAGACCAAAGAGACCTGGGTATGGCAAGAGCCCGACTCTTACCCATCAGAGCCCCTGTTTGTGCAGAGTCCTGATGGCATAGATGAGGACGATG GAGTGCTGCTCACCATTGTGGCGGCTCCTGGTTCCCAGAAACCAGCATACCTCCTCATCCTCAATGCCAAAGACCTGTCCGAGATTGCCAGAGCAGAAGTGGACTGCAGCATTCCTGTTACTTTCCATGGGATGTACAAACATTGA